A stretch of DNA from Thiothrix subterranea:
TGGATATTGCGGGTGGTAGGCGCTGGTAGCACGGGCGGTTGGTTGTATTGGGCACCATTACTCAGCAGCATTGCGATTTGGCCGGTTTTCCACTCCCTGCTGGGGTATTTCCATGTACAGCGAAAAGCCCTTTAATCAACGCCTGCTCTAGGTAAATTGTCATAGCGCCGCGCATTTTGCTACTGTGGTAGCCATAGAGCTAAGCCTTGACTAAGAGGAATTCACATGATGTCTACAAATGCCTGCCAGGAATTGCCCTGTGCGGTTGCCGCTATGCCGGATGTTGCCAAGCAACCCCTCGCAGGTGCTAAAGGAACGCTCAACTGGGTGGGGATGAGCCAAATTGAGTTGCCAGTTTTTTTGCGCAGCCCCAACGGTGAGCGCGTGCAAACACTGGCACGGGTTCAGGCTTACGTTAATTTGATCGACCCTAACAGCAAGGGCATTCACATGTCGCGCTTATACGTGGCGCTAGACACACTCCTCGGCATGAATGATCTGACGCCTGAAGTTTTGCGTGCCACCATTGCGCAATTCGTTGATACCCATGGTGGTTTGAGCGATGCCGCTTATTTGGAATGCCGTTTTGACTATTTCGAGCGCCGCAATTCCTTGCTGAGCGCTAACAGTGGTTGGAAAAACTACCCCGTAAAAGTCGCTGCTACTTTGCGTAACGGGCAAATTGACACCGAAGTCAGCGTGGAAGTGCCTTATTCTTCCACTTGCCCCTGTTCGGCAGCATTAGCGCGGCAATTGATTCAAGAAGGTTTCCGCGAAACGTTTGGCGACGCTTCCGTCGTGGATGCGAACACCGTTTTCGACTGGTTAGGAACAAGCAACGGGATTCGGGCGACCCCGCACAGCCAGCGCAGCATTGCGCAAGTACGGGTAAAATTGGCAGAAAAAGTACGCATACTGCCCATTACCAGCCTGATTGACCGGGTGGAAGCGGCGCTGAAAACCCCGGTACAAGCCACGGTGAAACGCGAAGATGAGCAAGAGTTTGCGCGTTTGAATGCGGCGAATCTGATGTTCTGCGAAGACGCGGCACGTCGCCTGAAAAATGCTTTGAACGACGATATTTCGGTGCGCGATTTCTGGTTGCGTGTCAATCACATGGAAAGCTTGCACGCTCACGATGCGGTCGCCGTTGTCGTTAAAGGCGTGGAAGGGGGCTACCGTGACGATCCGCGTGAATACGTCCACCCCACCTGATAGCTGGATGGAACACGTGGTGTTGGTCGATCAGCATAATGCGGTGCTGGGGACTCTGCCGAAAAGCCAAGTGCATACGCTGGAAACCCCGTTACATCGGGGGTTTTCGGTGTTTATCTTTAATCAGGCGGGGGAGCTGTTATTGCAACAACGCAGTTTCAGCAAACTGACTTGGCCCGGTTTTTGGTCTAATTCGTGCTGTGGGCATCCGGCATTGGGTGAATCGGTTGCTGAAGCCATCCAGCGGCGGGTGGAGTTGGAGTTGGGGATG
This window harbors:
- the folE2 gene encoding GTP cyclohydrolase FolE2: MMSTNACQELPCAVAAMPDVAKQPLAGAKGTLNWVGMSQIELPVFLRSPNGERVQTLARVQAYVNLIDPNSKGIHMSRLYVALDTLLGMNDLTPEVLRATIAQFVDTHGGLSDAAYLECRFDYFERRNSLLSANSGWKNYPVKVAATLRNGQIDTEVSVEVPYSSTCPCSAALARQLIQEGFRETFGDASVVDANTVFDWLGTSNGIRATPHSQRSIAQVRVKLAEKVRILPITSLIDRVEAALKTPVQATVKREDEQEFARLNAANLMFCEDAARRLKNALNDDISVRDFWLRVNHMESLHAHDAVAVVVKGVEGGYRDDPREYVHPT
- the idi gene encoding isopentenyl-diphosphate Delta-isomerase, which produces MTIRVNTSTPPDSWMEHVVLVDQHNAVLGTLPKSQVHTLETPLHRGFSVFIFNQAGELLLQQRSFSKLTWPGFWSNSCCGHPALGESVAEAIQRRVELELGMQVYDLYEALPNFQYRCEYGGVVENEICPVWLARTVDEPIPNPLEVAATRWIAWEDFKQVLAADVAGHYSPWCKLETTLLDALVETQNFASLRCRLG